The DNA region ACGTTCCCGCCGAGTACGCGGACAAGGTCACCGAGATGCGCGCCGCGCTGATCGAGGCCGCCGCCGAGGTGAACGAGGACGTGATGATGAAGTACCTCGAGGGGGAAGAACCCACCGTCGAGGAGATCGTCACCGCTCTGCGTCAGGGCACCATCGCGCAGCGTATCTTCCCGGTGCTGTGCGGCAGCGCGCTGAAGAACAAGGGCGTGCAGCTTCTGCTCGACGCCGTGATCGACTACCTGCCCAGCCCCCTTGAGGTGCCCGCCATCCGTGGCAAGCTCGAGGACAGCGAGGATACGGTCGAGTTCCCGGCCGACCCCGAGGGCAAGCTGGCCGCGCTCGCGTTCAAGATCATGGCCGACCCCTACGTGGGCCGCCTGACCTTCGTGCGCGTCTACTCGGGCACCATGCAGTCGGGCTCCTACGTGTACAACGCCTCCAAGGACAAGCGTGACCGCGTGGGCCGCCTCTTGAAGATGCATGCCAACTCCCGCGAGGAGGTCACCGAACTCAAGGCCGGTGAACTCGGCGCCGTGATCGGTCTCAAGGACGCGGGCACCGGCAACACCCTGATCGCCGACGGCGAGGACCGCGTGCTGCTGGAGAGCATCGACGTGCCCGAGCCCGTCATCAAGCTCGCCATCGAGCCCAAGACGAAGGCCGACCAGGAGAAGATGGGTGTCGGGCTCCAGAAGCTCGCCGAGGAGGACCCGACCTTCCGCGTGGAGTCCGACCAGGAGAGCGGCCAGACCACCATCTCGGGCATGGGCGAGCTGCACCTCGAAATCCTGGTAGACCGCCTGAAGCGCGAGTACAAGGTGGACGCGAATGTGGGCGCTCCCCAGGTGGCGTACCGCGAGACGATCACCCGTCCGGCGGACGTGGAGGGCAAGTTCGTCCGGCAATCGGGTGGACGCGGGCAGTTCGGCCACGTGAAGATCAAGGCCGAGCCGCTGGAGCCGGGTGCGGGCTTCGTCTTCGAGAACGCCGTGGTGGGCGGCACCGTGCCCCGGGAGTTCATCGCTCCCGCCCAGAAGGGCATCGAGGAGGCCATGCAGTCGGGGCCGATGCTGGGCTTCCCGGTCGTGGACATGAAGGTCACCATCTACGACGGCTCGTACCACGAGGTCGATTCCAGCGAAATGGCGTTCAAGATCGCCGGTTCGATGGCCCTCAAGGAGGCCGTGCAGAAGGGTGCCCCGGCGCTGCTGGAGCCCGTCATGCGCGTCGAGGTGACGGTGCCCGAGGATTACATGGGCGACATCATCGGGGACCTGAACAGCCGCCGTGGCCAGATTCAGGGCATGGAGGCGCGCGGCAATGCCCAGATCGTCCGGGCGTTCGTCCCCCTCTCCGAGATGTTCGGCTACGCGACCGACATGCGTTCGATGACGCAGGGCCGCGCGAGCTACTCCATGTTCTTCGATCACTACAGCCAGGTGCCCAACAACCTCGCCCAGCAACTCATGAAGAAGTAAACCCTCCCGGGGGTTCGGGGCCGTCTCCAGTGGGGACGGCTCCTTCTTTTGGTCGCCTTCTCCGGGAACGTTAGGCTGCTGGTATGACTGCACCCGGCCCCCGCCCCCAGCGCCTCCCCTTCATCACCGTTCCCCTCCTGATCCAGCTCGTGCTCAACGGCCTGTCCCTGCTCCTCCTTCCCTTCGCGGGCGGCTTCGTCAACACCCTGCTCGACGACTACGCCCGGCAGACCGGGACGCCCGCCACCACTCTCCCCCCGGAGGCGGTCACGTCGGTGCTGTGGGTGGCCTTCGCGCTCACGGCGGCCTTCGTGCTGCTGCTGTACTTCACGCGCCGGGCGGTGCTGGAGGGGCGGTCGTGGGGCCGGATCGTCAGCATCGTGCTCGGGGTGCTCTCGCTGCTGAGTTTCCCCCTCGGCACGGTCCTCGGCATCTTCATGCTCATCGGCGCCTTCGACCGGGACGTGCAGCGGTACACCAGCCGGTAAGCGGGTGCCTGACCTTCATACGCCGCCTTCCCCGGGCGGCGCCTTTGTTATGGTGGTCACCTCACAGAAAGAGGGGCGAGGGGGCACACATGAAACGAGGCGTGGTGTTGCTGGGGGCGGCTCTGCTCCTGGGGGGCATGGGGCAGGCACAGACCGGGTCGGCCGGGAGCAAGGTGCCGCTGGCGACCGGGACGGGTGGGGCCGTGGCGACGGTGGACCTCGACGCGAGCCGGGCGGCCATGCGGATTCTGGAAGCCGGGGGGAATGCCGTGGACGCGGCGGTGGCGGCGGCGGCCACGCTCGGCGTCACCGAGCCCTTCTCCTGCGGGATCGGGGGCGGCGGTTTCATGGTGATCTACCTGGCGAAGGAGAACCGGGTCGTCACCATCGACCACCGCGAGACGGCCCCGGCGTCGTTTACCCCCACCGTCTTCATCGAGAACGGGCAGCCGATCCCCTTCGACCAGCGGGTGACGAGCGGCCTCTCGGCGGGGGTGCCCGGCACGGTGCGGGGCTGGCAGGAGGCGCTGTCGCGCTACGGCACGCTCAGCCTGCGCCGGGTGCTCACCCCGGCCATCGTGACGGCGCGGTACGGCTTCGTCGTGGACCAGAACTTCCGCAACCAGGTGCAGGAGAACGAGGCCCGCTTCCGCGCCTTCACGAGCACCGCCTCACTCTACCTGCCCAACGGGCAACCCCCCGCCGTGGGCAGGCGGATCAACAACCCCGACCTCGCCCGCACCTACGAGACGATTGCGCGGCAGGGGGCGGCGGGCTTCTACACGGGCGAGATCGCGCAGGCCATCGCGGCGACCGTCAACAACCCGCCCGTGGCCGAGGGCACGACCCTCAACGTCCGCAGGGGCAACATGACCCTCGCCGACCTCGCCAACTACGAGGCCCGCCTCCGTCCGCCCGTGGTGAGCACCTACCGGGGTTACACGATCTACGGGATGCAGCCCCCCTCCAGCGGCGGCCTGACAATCGCCGAGGCGCTGAACATCATGGAGGGCTACGACCTCTCCGCCATGAGCGAGCCGGAGGCGTACCAGAAGTACCTCGAAGCCTCGCGCCTCGCCTTCGCCGACCGGGGCGCCTACATGGCCGACCCCGAGTACACGGACGTGCCCAGGAACGGGCTGCTCAGCCGGGAGTTCGCCGCCGAACGCCGCGCCCTGATCGGCTCCCAGGCCGCGCCCGGCTCCGTTCCACCCGGCGATCCCTTCAAGTTCCAGACCGACCCCAGCTATCCCCTGCGCCCCGCCCCCGCCGGGTTCGAGGGCAACGACACGACCCACCTGACCGTCAGCGACAGGGACGGCAACATCGTCGCCTACACCTTCACCATCGAGTCCATCGGCGGGAACGGGATGGTGGTGCCGGGCCACGGCTTCCTCCTCAACAACGAGCTGACCGACTTCGACCCGGTCGCGCCCCACCCCAACGTCCCCGAGGCGGGCAAGCGGCCACGCTCCAGCATGAGCCCCACCATCGTCTTCCGGGAGGGCAAACCGGTGATGGCGCTCGGCAGCCCGGGCGGCTCGACCATCATCACCACGGTGTTGCAAACCCTGTTCGATGTGATCGACCGCAAGAGGACGCTCGCCGAGGCCTTCACCGTCCCCCGCTTCTCGCAGCGCAACGCGGCGACGACCGGCGTGGACCTGGGGGGCGAGAATACGCCGCTCGCTCAGGGCTTGGCGGGGCTGGGCTACAGGTGGGCGCCCACGCCCGAGATCGGCAGGCTGACCGCCATCCAATTCAACCCCGACGGCACGGTAACGGCGGCGGCCGAACCCAGACGGGCCGGGGGTGGGAGCGCCCTGGTCCAAAGCGGCCGGTAAGCAGATCGGGGGAGGGGGCCGTCCAGCATCCCGGACGGCCCCGTTCCTTTTGCTGTGCAGCACGAGCGGCACTCGCCGGGCCCGACTTGCCATCTCCCGCCCTTTCCGCTAATCTATGCCTTCGGTGCGCTGAAAAGCGTCGGCGCAACGTGCCGTGAGGCCAGCCCTGAAGAGGGGACGGGCCCCGGCGGGAATCAACCCAATGTGGACCCTGCACCCGACCAAAGGGACGGAAAGGTATGGGCCCACCGCTTGGAGGAGCAAAGAACATGGCAAAGGGAACGTTTGAGCGGACGAAGCCCCACGTGAACGTGGGGACAATCGGGCATGTCGACCACGGCAAGACCACGCTGACGGCCGCCATCACCTTCACCGCCGCAGCGGCAGACCCGACGGTGGAGAAACTGGCCTACGACCAGATCGACAAGGCCCCCGAAGAAAAGGCCCGTGGCATCACCATCAACACCGCCCACGTCGAGTACAACACGCCGAGCCGCCACTACTCGCACGTCGACTGCCCCGGCCACGCCGACTACGTCAAGAACATGATCACCGGCGCGGCCCAGATGGACGGCGCCATTCTGGTCGTCAGCTCCGCTGACGGCCCGATGCCCCAGACCCGCGAGCACATCCTGCTGGCCCGTCAGGTGGGCGTGCCCTACATCGTCGTGTTCATGAACAAGGTCGACATGGTCGACGACGAGGAACTGCTCGAACTGGTCGAGATGGAAGTGCGCGAGCTGCTCAGCAAGTACGAGTTCCCCGGGGATGATCTGCCGGTGGTGCGTGGCAGCGCCTTGCAGGCGCTGGAACAGCTGCAGCAGAACCCCAAGACCGCGCGCGGCGAGAACCCGTGGGTCGACAAGATCTGGGAACTGCTCGACGCGGTGGACAGCTACATCCCTACCCCCGAGCGCGCCACTGACAAGACCTTCCTGATGCCGGTCGAGGACGTCTTCACCATCACCGGACGCGGCACCGTCGCCACCGGGCGTGTGGAGCGTGGTGTGGTCAAGGTCCAGGACGAGGTCGAGATCATCGGGCTGCGTGACACCAAGAAGACCACCGTGACCGGCATCGAGATGCACCGCAAGCTGCTCGACCAGGGCATGGCCGGGGACAACGTGGGGGTTCTCTTGCGCGGCGTCGCTCGCGACGACGTGGAGCGCGGTCAGGTGCTGGCCAAGCCGGGCAGCATCAAGCCGCACACCAAGTTCGAGGCCAGCGTCTACGTGCTGTCCAAGGACGAGGGGGGGCGTCACTCGGCGTTCTTTGGGGGGTACCGTCCTCAGTTCTACTTCCGCACGACGGACGTGACCGGTGTGGTGCAGTTGGCGGAGGGTGTGGAGATGGTGATGCCGGGGGACAACGTGACCTTCTCGGTGGAACTGATCAAGCCCATCGCCATGGAAGAGGGCCTGAGGTTTGCCATCCGCGAGGGTGGCCGCACCGTCGGCGCCGGCGTCGTCACCAAGGTCCTGGAGTAACAATATGGTCGCCCCGAAGATTCGCATCAAACTGCGTGGTTTCGACCACAAGGCGCTGGACCAGTCCGCAAGCAAGATCGTGGACACGGTCCGGCGCACCGGGGCGGACGTGAGCGGTCCCGTGCCGCTCCCCACCCGCATCCGCCGCTTCACGGTGCTGCGCTCGCCCTTCAAGTACAAGGACGCTCGCGAGCACTTCGAGATTCGCACCCACAACCGTCTGGTGGACATCATGAACCCCACCAAGAAGACGATTGACAGTCTCATGACCCTCGACCTCCCCACGGGCGTGGACATCGAGATCAAGACCGTCGGGGGCCGGGCATGACCAAGGGTATCCTCGGCACCAAGATCGGCATGACCCAGATCTGGCGCGGCGACCGCGCGGTGCCCGTGACGGTCGTGCTGGCCGGTCCCTGCCCCGTCGTGCAGCGCAAGACGCGGCAGACCGACGGCTACGAGGCCGTGCAGATCGGCTTCGCGCCCAAGCACGAGAAGCGTGTGACGAGGCCCCTGCTCGGGCACTTCCGCAAGGCGGGCGTGTCCCCGGTGCGCTTCCTGCGCGAGTTCCGCGACTTCGCCCCCGAGGGTGACACCGTCAACGTGGACATCTTCGCGGCGGGCGAGAAGATCGACGCGACCGGCACCAGCAAGGGCAAGGGCTTTCAGGGCGTCATGAAGCGCTGGAATTTCCAGGGTGGTCCCGCGAGCCACGGCTCGAAGAAGTGGCACCGCCGCCCCGGATCCATCGGCCAGCGCAAGACGCCGGGCCGCGTGTACAAGGGCAAGAAGATGGCCGGGCACATGGGCATGGAGCGCGTCACCGTGCAAAACCTCGAAGTCGTCGAGGTTCGCGCGGGTGAGAACCTGATCCTCGTGAAGGGGGCCGTCCCCGGCGCGAACGGCGGGCTCGTGATCCTGCGCCAGGCCGTCAAGGGAGGCAGGTAAGATGGCGCAGATCAACGTCATCGGTCAAAACGGCGGTCGCTCCATCGAGCTCGACCTGCCGGAAGTGAACCCCCACGTGCTACACGAGGTCGTGACCTGGCAGCTCGCGGGCCGCCGTCGTGGCACGGCCAGCACCAAGACGCGCGCCGAGGTCAACCGCACCGGCAAGAAGATGTACAGCCAGAAGGGCACGGGTAACGCCCGTCACGGCGACCGCTCTGTGCCCACCTTCGTGGGCGGCGGCGTTGCGTTCGGCCCCAAGCCCCGCTCCTACGCCTACACCCTGCCCCGCAAGGTCCGGCAGCTCGGCCTGGCGATGGCCCTCGCCGACCGCCAGAGAAGTGGCAAGCTCCTCGCGGTGGACGGCTTCGGCCTCGACGGCAAGACCAAGGGCTTCGTCACCTGGGCTAAAGAGAACGGCATGGACGGCGGCGAGCGTGTGCTGATCGTCACCGACGACGCGCAGACCCGTCTGGCGGCGCGCAACGTCGCTTGGGCGACCGTGCTGCCCGTCGCGGGCCTGAACGTGTACGACATCCTGCGCCACGAGCGCCTGGTGATCGACGCGGTGGCGCTGGAGCCTGCTCAGACCGAAGTGCAGGCCGGTGCTGATGGGGAAGGGGCCGCGCAATGAGTTTCTACGACATCATCAAGCAGCCCGTCATCAGCGAGAAGGCGTACGCGGGTATGGAGCGTGGGGCGTACTCGTTCTGGGTCGATCCCAAGGCGACGAAGACCGAGATCAAGGCCGCCGTGCAGCAGGCGTTCGGGGTAACCGTGATCGGCATCAGCACCATGAACGTCGCAGGCAAGCGCAAGCGCGTGGGCAAGTTCATCGGCCACCGCGCGGACCGCAAGAAGGCCATCGTGCGCCTCGCCGAAGGCCAGAAGATTGAGGCCCTTGAGGCCCTGGCCTAAGGAGAGACTGAACATGGCCGTCAAGAAATACCGCCCGTACACCCCGTCGCGTCGCCAGATGACGACGGCGGACTTCTCGGGCCTGACCAAGAAGCGCCCCGAAAAGGCGCTCACCACGCCCCTCCCCAAGACGGGCGGGCGCAACAATCACGGTCGCGTGACCAGCCGCTTCATCGGCGGCGGACACAAGCGCCTCTACCGCATCATCGACTTCAAGCGCCGCGACAAGGCGGGCGTGACCGCGAAAGTGGCTGCCATCGAGTACGACCCCAACCGCAGCGCCCGCATTGCCCTGCTGCATTACGTGGACGGCGAGAAGCGCTACATCCTCGCTCCCGAGGGGCTGACCGTCGGCCAGATTGTGAACGCAGGCCCTGAGGCGGAGCCCAAGCTCGGCAACGCCCTGCCGCTGCGCTTCGTGCCGGTCGGCGCGGTGGTGCACTCGGTCGAGATGGTGCCCGGCAAGGGCGCGCAGATCGCTCGAAGCGCCGGGACCTCGATCCAGGTGCAGGGCAAGGAGCGCGACTACGTGATCCTGCGCCTGCCCAGCGGCGAGTTGCGCCGCATCCACAGCGAGTGCTACGCGACCATCGGTGCGGTGGGCAACGCCGAGCACAAGAACATCGTGATCGGCAAGGCGGGGCGCAGCCGCTGGCTCGGCCAGAAGCCCCACGTGCGCGGCAGCGCGATGAACCCGGTCGACCACCCGCACGGCGGTGGTGAGGGCCGCACCGGCGCGGGTCGCCAGCCCGTCAGTCCGACCGGCCAGCTTGCCAAGGGCCTGAAGACCCGCAAGAAGCGCAAGATCAGCGACCGCTTCATCATCTCCCGGCGCGCCGGGAAGTAAGGAGGGTAGAAGATGCCCCGCAGCCTGAAGAAAGGGCCGTTCGTGGATGACCACCTCCTGAAGAAGGTGGACGCCCAGAACGAGCGCCGCGACAAGCGCGTCATCAAGACGTGGAGCCGCCGCTCGACCATCGTGCCCGAAATGATCGGCCACACCATCGCGGTTCACAACGGCAAGCAGCACATCCCGGTCTTCGTGAACGAGCAGATGATCGGCCACAAGCTCGGTGAGTTTTCGCCGACTCGCACGTACCGTGGGCACGGCAGCGAGAAGAGTGCCAAGGGGAGCAAGAAGAAATGACCGCTCCCGGCACCGAACAGACCTTCCGCAACAAGAAGCAGCGCAAGCAGCAGGTCAAGCTGCGTAAGCCCGGGTACGCCGTGGCGAAGTACGTGCGCATGAGCCCACGCAAGGTGCGCCTCGTCGTCGACGTGATTCGCGGTAAGAGCGTCGCCGAGGCCGAGGACCTGCTGCGCTTCATCCCGCGCGCGGCCTCCGAGCCCGTCGCCAAGGTCCTGAAGAGCGCCAAGAGCAACGCCGTGAACAACGACGAGATGCTCGAAGACCGCCTCGTGATCAAGGCAGCGTATGTGGACGCCGGACCGACTCTCAAGCGCCTGATTCCCCGCGCCCGTGGCAGCGCCAACATCATCAAGAAGCGCACCAGCCACATCACGATCATCGTGGGTGAGCGCGAGGCCCGCAGCGTCAGGGGGAACAGATAATGGGCAACAAGATCAACCCGAACGGCTTCCGCCTGGGGATCACCCGGGGCTGGAACAGCCGCTGGTACGCCGGGAAGAAGCAGTACTCCAAGCTCGTCAAGGAAGACGAGAAGATTCGCACCCTGGTGACCCGGAAGCTTGCTGCCGCCGGCATCGCCCGCATCGAGATCGAGCGCGCGGGCCAGCAGGTCAACGTGATTATCAGCGCGGCCAAGCCCGGCATCGTGATCGGCAAGGGCGGCGAGAGCATCAAGCAGCTTCGCGGTGACATCGAGCGGGTCGTCAGCGCCGGCACGGTGGCCGTCAACGTCGCCGAGATTCCCAACCCCAACATCAGCGCGCCGCTGGTGGCCCTGCGGATCGCCGAGCAGATCGAGCGCCGCTTCGCCTTCCGCCGCGCCATGAAGCAGGCCGCCCAGCGGGTGATGGAATCCGGCGCCCGTGGCGTCCGCGTGATCCTCTCCGGCCGCCTCGGTGGCGCCGAGCAGGCCCGCACCGAGAAGGTGCTCGAAGGCCGCGTGCCGCTGCACACCCTGCGTGCCGACATCGACTACGGCACCGCCCGCGCCGAGACGACCTACGGCTCGCTGGGCATCAAGGTGATGGTGTTCAACGGCGAGGTGATCGGCGGCAAGACCGAGACGCTCGCCCGCCCGCCCCGCCGCAACGACGAGCGCCGCCCTGAGGGCGACCGCCCGAACCGCCGCCGTCCCACCGCGCGGCGCCGTCCCGGAGGTGAGTGATGCTTCTTCCCAAGCGCACCAAGTTCCGTAAACAGCACCGTGGCCGGATGACCGGCGACGCCAAGGGCGGCGACTACGTGGCCTTCGGCGACTACGGCCTCGTTGCGCTGGAGCCCGCCTGGATTCGCTCCAACCAGATCGAGGCGTGCCGCATCGTGATGAGCCGCCACTTCCGGCGCGGCGGCAAGATCTACATCCGCATCTTCCCCGACAAGCCCGTGACCAAGAAGCCCGCCGAGACCCGAATGGGCAAAGGCAAGGGTGCGGTCGAGTTCTGGGTCAGCGTCGTGAAGCCGGGCCGCGTGATGTTCGAGGTCTCCGGCGTGACCGAGGAGCAGGCCAAGGAGGCCTTCCGCCTCGCCGGGCACAAGCTCCCGATCCAGACCAAGATGGTCAAGCGCGAGGTCTACGATGAAGCCCAGTGAGATGAGGAGCTTCGGGCCGGCCGACTTCGACCGCGAGATCGCCGCCCGCAAGAAGGAACTGATGGAGCTGCGCTTCCAGGGCGCGATGGGCAACCTCGCCCAGCCGCACCGCGTTCAGCAGCTTCGCCGCGAGGTCGCCCAGCTCAACACCATCAAGGGTGAGCTGACGCGCGCCCAGACCACGGGAGAGAGCCGATGAAAAAGACCTTCACGGGCGTCGTGGTGAGCGACAAGGCCGACAAGACGGTGAGCGTCAAGGTCGAGCGCCGCTTCACGCACCCCCTGTACGGCAAGGTCGTGACGCGCAGCAAGAAGTACGCCGCGCACGAC from Deinococcus aetherius includes:
- the fusA gene encoding elongation factor G; amino-acid sequence: MTTKAQSYLTHFRNIGIAAHIDAGKTTTTERILYYTGRTHNIGEVHDGAATMDWMEQERERGITITAAATTAKWKRSGTDQEYTVNIIDTPGHVDFTIEVERSMRVLDGAVAVFDSSQGVEPQSETVWRQADRYGVPRIAFANKMDKTGASFELVLGDIRERLGAIPAPVQYPMGQESEFKGIIDVVRQRAYTYTNDLGTEIQEHDVPAEYADKVTEMRAALIEAAAEVNEDVMMKYLEGEEPTVEEIVTALRQGTIAQRIFPVLCGSALKNKGVQLLLDAVIDYLPSPLEVPAIRGKLEDSEDTVEFPADPEGKLAALAFKIMADPYVGRLTFVRVYSGTMQSGSYVYNASKDKRDRVGRLLKMHANSREEVTELKAGELGAVIGLKDAGTGNTLIADGEDRVLLESIDVPEPVIKLAIEPKTKADQEKMGVGLQKLAEEDPTFRVESDQESGQTTISGMGELHLEILVDRLKREYKVDANVGAPQVAYRETITRPADVEGKFVRQSGGRGQFGHVKIKAEPLEPGAGFVFENAVVGGTVPREFIAPAQKGIEEAMQSGPMLGFPVVDMKVTIYDGSYHEVDSSEMAFKIAGSMALKEAVQKGAPALLEPVMRVEVTVPEDYMGDIIGDLNSRRGQIQGMEARGNAQIVRAFVPLSEMFGYATDMRSMTQGRASYSMFFDHYSQVPNNLAQQLMKK
- the ggt gene encoding gamma-glutamyltransferase, with amino-acid sequence MKRGVVLLGAALLLGGMGQAQTGSAGSKVPLATGTGGAVATVDLDASRAAMRILEAGGNAVDAAVAAAATLGVTEPFSCGIGGGGFMVIYLAKENRVVTIDHRETAPASFTPTVFIENGQPIPFDQRVTSGLSAGVPGTVRGWQEALSRYGTLSLRRVLTPAIVTARYGFVVDQNFRNQVQENEARFRAFTSTASLYLPNGQPPAVGRRINNPDLARTYETIARQGAAGFYTGEIAQAIAATVNNPPVAEGTTLNVRRGNMTLADLANYEARLRPPVVSTYRGYTIYGMQPPSSGGLTIAEALNIMEGYDLSAMSEPEAYQKYLEASRLAFADRGAYMADPEYTDVPRNGLLSREFAAERRALIGSQAAPGSVPPGDPFKFQTDPSYPLRPAPAGFEGNDTTHLTVSDRDGNIVAYTFTIESIGGNGMVVPGHGFLLNNELTDFDPVAPHPNVPEAGKRPRSSMSPTIVFREGKPVMALGSPGGSTIITTVLQTLFDVIDRKRTLAEAFTVPRFSQRNAATTGVDLGGENTPLAQGLAGLGYRWAPTPEIGRLTAIQFNPDGTVTAAAEPRRAGGGSALVQSGR
- the tuf gene encoding elongation factor Tu, coding for MAKGTFERTKPHVNVGTIGHVDHGKTTLTAAITFTAAAADPTVEKLAYDQIDKAPEEKARGITINTAHVEYNTPSRHYSHVDCPGHADYVKNMITGAAQMDGAILVVSSADGPMPQTREHILLARQVGVPYIVVFMNKVDMVDDEELLELVEMEVRELLSKYEFPGDDLPVVRGSALQALEQLQQNPKTARGENPWVDKIWELLDAVDSYIPTPERATDKTFLMPVEDVFTITGRGTVATGRVERGVVKVQDEVEIIGLRDTKKTTVTGIEMHRKLLDQGMAGDNVGVLLRGVARDDVERGQVLAKPGSIKPHTKFEASVYVLSKDEGGRHSAFFGGYRPQFYFRTTDVTGVVQLAEGVEMVMPGDNVTFSVELIKPIAMEEGLRFAIREGGRTVGAGVVTKVLE
- the rpsJ gene encoding 30S ribosomal protein S10, yielding MVAPKIRIKLRGFDHKALDQSASKIVDTVRRTGADVSGPVPLPTRIRRFTVLRSPFKYKDAREHFEIRTHNRLVDIMNPTKKTIDSLMTLDLPTGVDIEIKTVGGRA
- the rplC gene encoding 50S ribosomal protein L3 — its product is MTKGILGTKIGMTQIWRGDRAVPVTVVLAGPCPVVQRKTRQTDGYEAVQIGFAPKHEKRVTRPLLGHFRKAGVSPVRFLREFRDFAPEGDTVNVDIFAAGEKIDATGTSKGKGFQGVMKRWNFQGGPASHGSKKWHRRPGSIGQRKTPGRVYKGKKMAGHMGMERVTVQNLEVVEVRAGENLILVKGAVPGANGGLVILRQAVKGGR
- the rplD gene encoding 50S ribosomal protein L4, translated to MAQINVIGQNGGRSIELDLPEVNPHVLHEVVTWQLAGRRRGTASTKTRAEVNRTGKKMYSQKGTGNARHGDRSVPTFVGGGVAFGPKPRSYAYTLPRKVRQLGLAMALADRQRSGKLLAVDGFGLDGKTKGFVTWAKENGMDGGERVLIVTDDAQTRLAARNVAWATVLPVAGLNVYDILRHERLVIDAVALEPAQTEVQAGADGEGAAQ
- a CDS encoding 50S ribosomal protein L23, coding for MSFYDIIKQPVISEKAYAGMERGAYSFWVDPKATKTEIKAAVQQAFGVTVIGISTMNVAGKRKRVGKFIGHRADRKKAIVRLAEGQKIEALEALA
- the rplB gene encoding 50S ribosomal protein L2 — encoded protein: MAVKKYRPYTPSRRQMTTADFSGLTKKRPEKALTTPLPKTGGRNNHGRVTSRFIGGGHKRLYRIIDFKRRDKAGVTAKVAAIEYDPNRSARIALLHYVDGEKRYILAPEGLTVGQIVNAGPEAEPKLGNALPLRFVPVGAVVHSVEMVPGKGAQIARSAGTSIQVQGKERDYVILRLPSGELRRIHSECYATIGAVGNAEHKNIVIGKAGRSRWLGQKPHVRGSAMNPVDHPHGGGEGRTGAGRQPVSPTGQLAKGLKTRKKRKISDRFIISRRAGK
- the rpsS gene encoding 30S ribosomal protein S19; translated protein: MPRSLKKGPFVDDHLLKKVDAQNERRDKRVIKTWSRRSTIVPEMIGHTIAVHNGKQHIPVFVNEQMIGHKLGEFSPTRTYRGHGSEKSAKGSKKK
- the rplV gene encoding 50S ribosomal protein L22, yielding MTAPGTEQTFRNKKQRKQQVKLRKPGYAVAKYVRMSPRKVRLVVDVIRGKSVAEAEDLLRFIPRAASEPVAKVLKSAKSNAVNNDEMLEDRLVIKAAYVDAGPTLKRLIPRARGSANIIKKRTSHITIIVGEREARSVRGNR
- the rpsC gene encoding 30S ribosomal protein S3, with amino-acid sequence MGNKINPNGFRLGITRGWNSRWYAGKKQYSKLVKEDEKIRTLVTRKLAAAGIARIEIERAGQQVNVIISAAKPGIVIGKGGESIKQLRGDIERVVSAGTVAVNVAEIPNPNISAPLVALRIAEQIERRFAFRRAMKQAAQRVMESGARGVRVILSGRLGGAEQARTEKVLEGRVPLHTLRADIDYGTARAETTYGSLGIKVMVFNGEVIGGKTETLARPPRRNDERRPEGDRPNRRRPTARRRPGGE
- the rplP gene encoding 50S ribosomal protein L16 yields the protein MLLPKRTKFRKQHRGRMTGDAKGGDYVAFGDYGLVALEPAWIRSNQIEACRIVMSRHFRRGGKIYIRIFPDKPVTKKPAETRMGKGKGAVEFWVSVVKPGRVMFEVSGVTEEQAKEAFRLAGHKLPIQTKMVKREVYDEAQ
- the rpmC gene encoding 50S ribosomal protein L29 → MKPSEMRSFGPADFDREIAARKKELMELRFQGAMGNLAQPHRVQQLRREVAQLNTIKGELTRAQTTGESR